The DNA segment tttttttcaaaaaatattcatgaaCATGCAAAAGTTATTTTGTTCTAATTTCCATCAAATGCCCACAGCATTGAAATGTCAAAAAGCAACATTTAGtatgtacctattttcggtcGCATTCGAGGTGGTAACTATTTATATTATCTTTTACATCATTTAATCTTTCGAATAAACCGAAGTTTACATTATTCCACGCACAAGATAGCAATAGACAGCAAATCTAATGGAAAGTATGAAGTTCGCTAcattaatttcaaatttataaaaaaaaataatacagaCGGAAACGCTGTGAAACTTAATAAAGGAATCCGGGCCAGCTACTATATcatgatttttaaaaataattcctttttttctaaatcgTTATGTGTTTGACTTAAAAGTTGATTCGAGCTAATCaacatttatttgattaaatttaaaatttttaaaaacaatttcctATATTTAAGTCATTTATTTACGAATCCCTAAAACAGTACTCTACTATACAAATACAAATTGTTTTCACTACCAACAACACATATTTCCACGTTTTCATCGATCTATCCTTTCATTCTCACACACTGCAAGGTTGCGTTTATTGGACTGTCTAGTACACGGAAAGCCCAAACGAAACTAGTTCTGAGGTGGGTTGATCGGGCGCTACTACCACAACTTCGTTGGGATTGGCTTTCGTTGGCAAAGTCGTTGGAAAGTGGCCACGcattttgatataaaaacCCGCCGATACCTTCGAAACCGtatcacaatcacttcattcGTCTAGCAAGAACACAGCAGCGGCCTAACCGTAGCTAGCACAACACTAAACACCTAAAATGGCATTCAAAGTAAGTGTCTTTGCCAGGATCACCAGAGAGGGCACGCTTACCCGGCCAGTCACGTGAATAAGATTTTACTGAGACACTCCCTTTTCACGCGATTCTGTTACAGTTCGCCGTCTTCGCCGCCATCGTGGCCGTCGCCAGCGCCGTCGCCATCCACCCCTCTCCGTTGGGAGCTTACCATGCTCCGCTCGGAGCCTACCACGCTCCTCTGGGAGCCTACCACGCTCCGCTCGGAGCCTACCATGCCCCGCTCGGAGCTTACCCTGCTGTGGCCAAGGTCGCTGCTCCTCTTGCCGTCGCTAAGGTTGCTGCTCCGTACGCTGAATACGATGCCAACCCTCAGTACAGCTACAGCTATGCCGTTGCCGTAAGTATTCTAGCCTCCCAAAGCCTGAGGCTACCAGTACGCCTGTACTAACAATCCGTCCGTCTGCTCTGTTCGACAGGATGCCGTGACTGGAGACAACAAGAACCAGCAGGAGTCCCGCTCGGGAGATGTTGTGACTGGATCCTACTCGCTGGTCGAGCCCGATGGCACCCGTCGTACTGTTGAGTACAACGCTGACCCCATCAACGGATTCAACGCCGTCGTCCACCGTGAGCCGCTGGCCGTCAAGGCTGTTGCCCCAATTGCCAAGTACGCTGCCCCGCTGGCCTACCCCGCCGTCGCCAAGGTTGCTGCCCCGTACGCTCCTTACGGATACCCAGCCTACGGCAAGGCCATCCTTGGTTAAGCCCTCATTTTCATCCCATGAGACGcgaaatcgattccatttTCCAGTACCTAATGCTCACGCTTCACCCTGAAGTCATTAGATAGCATCGCCTGTTATTTATTTCTCATCTCTTCATTTCCTTCTCATCGCTATTTTTGTTATCCTATGAGCGATTTGAACATTCATGTACATATGAAAATGGGATTTGCTTCGCATCCAGAAGCTGCCCGCAGACATGATAATGCTAACAATTTCGTTTAGCAAACAAACCGTGATTTGACTGTGTGTGACAAGATGTGTGAAACTATTGCTACTGTTGTgtaacaagaaaaaaattcaattcaaatgtTGATTCAAATAAAATCAGCATCTTAAAccaattaaaatgtgttttgtctAATATCCATTGCAAGTGATGTAAGTATACTTTAGATTAAAAAAG comes from the Anopheles coluzzii chromosome 2, AcolN3, whole genome shotgun sequence genome and includes:
- the LOC120952094 gene encoding larval cuticle protein A2B-like isoform X2, which translates into the protein MAFKFAVFAAIVAVASAVAIHPSPLGAYHAPLGAYHAPLGAYHAPLGAYHAPLGAYPAVAKVAAPLAVAKVAAPYAEYDANPQYSYSYAVADAVTGDNKNQQESRSGDVVTGSYSLVEPDGTRRTVEYNADPINGFNAVVHREPLAVKAVAPIAKYAAPLAYPAVAKVAAPYAPYGYPAYGKAILG